The following is a genomic window from Garra rufa chromosome 4, GarRuf1.0, whole genome shotgun sequence.
GTACTGATTGAAacggaagagaaagatcagtatgAGAATCTTCgtgatttcataactggagaaaaagTGTTTTGTTCGTCACAGTCAAAAAATACTTCaacacaaaaaagagctcaaaagacaaGAACTAGGAGTTTTGAACAAGAAGAATTTAAATTCCACAAGAAAATTGACATTGGAGAGAGGCGttttatctgccaacagtgtggaaagagtttcattcaaaaaggaacccttaaagtccacatgaaaattcacacaggagagaattCTTTCACATGCCGACAATGTGGAAAGCATTTCAGTCAAGGAGAATttgaagtccacaagaaaattcacactggagagaggtgtttcatctgccaacagtgtggaaagagattcattcaaaaaggaaaccttaaagaccacatgaaaattcacacaggagagaagcctttcatctgccaacagtgtggaaagagtttcattcaaaaaggaacccttaaagtccacatgaaaattcacacaggagagaattCTTTCACATGCCGACAGTGTGGAAAGCATTTCAGTCAAGGAGAATttgaagtccacaagaaaattcacactggagagaggtgtttcatctgccaacagtgtggaaagagtttcattcaaaaaggaacccttaaagtccacatgaaaattcacacaggagataaTTCATTCacgtgccaacagtgtggaaagcgtTTCAGTCAAGGAGAATttgaagtccacaagaaaattcactctggagagaggcgtttcatctgccaacagtgtggaaagagttttactcgaaagggaacccttaaaaggcacaagagaattcacacaggagagaagcctttcatctgtcaacagtgtggaaagagtttcagtgaaaatagaaaccttaaagtccacatgagaactcacactggagagaagcctttcatctgccaacagtgtggaaagtgtttcagtgaaaatagaacccttaaagtccacatgaaaattcacacaggagagaagcctttcatctgccctcagtgtggaaagagtttcagtgaaaatagaaaccttaaaaggcacatgagtaTTCACAAAGGAGAAGTTTTATCTGCAAacggtgtggaagaagtttcagtaaTCCTGGAAACCTTAGAGTCCACTTGAGAGTTCACCCTGGGGAGAGGCCTTACACCTGAAAACAATGTGAAAGGAGTTTCCGCGTAAAATTACAACTTACaaaccacatgagagttcacactggaaagaaacccttcacctgccatctgtgtgggaaaagtttcaaTGGAAAACAAACCCTTTATGCCCACAGGCGAATTCACACCTTggacctgcaaacagtgtggaatgagtttcaCCAGTAAAAGATGCCTTAAcactcacatgagagttcacactggagagaagccttacacat
Proteins encoded in this region:
- the LOC141334092 gene encoding uncharacterized protein; its protein translation is MAFIKEENEDMKIEETFIKHEDTEEQTEMAFIKKENEDMKIEETFIKHEDTEEQTEMAFIKKANEDMKIEETFEVKHEDTEEQTEMAFIKKANEDMKIEETFEVKHEDTEEQTDPTALKKGREVLIETEEKDQYENLRDFITGEKVFCSSQSKNTSTQKRAQKTRTRSFEQEEFKFHKKIDIGERRFICQQCGKSFIQKGTLKVHMKIHTGENSFTCRQCGKHFSQGEFEVHKKIHTGERCFICQQCGKRFIQKGNLKDHMKIHTGEKPFICQQCGKSFIQKGTLKVHMKIHTGENSFTCRQCGKHFSQGEFEVHKKIHTGERCFICQQCGKSFIQKGTLKVHMKIHTGDNSFTCQQCGKRFSQGEFEVHKKIHSGERRFICQQCGKSFTRKGTLKRHKRIHTGEKPFICQQCGKSFSENRNLKVHMRTHTGEKPFICQQCGKCFSENRTLKVHMKIHTGEKPFICPQCGKSFSENRNLKRHMSIHKGEVLSANGVEEVSVILETLEST